From Terriglobia bacterium, one genomic window encodes:
- the uvrA gene encoding excinuclease ABC subunit UvrA, producing MSIEQITVHGARQHNLKNIDVTIPRHTFTVITGLSGSGKSSLAFDTIYAEGQRRYVESLSTYARQFLDQMERPDVDSIEGLSPSISIEQKTSSRSPRSTVGTITEIYDYLRVLYATVGVPHCPQCGRKISRQSSDQIVNTILSHPPDERVMILAPIVRGRKGEFKKQLESLNKSGFVRARIDGVLRNLDEPIHLDKKKNHTVEIVVDRLLIKPEIKQRLRASIETAMRMTSGITQVAIVNGEEHLYSEKLACVECSLNLPQLEPRSFSFNSIYGACETCNGLGSIFDFDPSKVIGDWSKPLFGGGLSSWAENRALEEGYHEILKERELPLEVPFGELPEKIQSVVLYGESKSNGGHGANGSKSAGRRKANARKLFPGLIPQLRESLGNGASEWLMPYMSSIPCSDCKGQRLKRESLAVKVGGYSIAEFTSLPTGRARDVIGSLELTEREEKIASGLLKEVRDRLEFLSAVGLDYLSLDRSAATLSGGEGQRIRLASQIGSKLRGVLYVLDEPSIGLHPRDNLRLISTLKQLRDLGNTVLVVEHDEETIRHADHVIDLGPGAGTHGGYLVAAGGPEDIARNDRSLTGQYLAGKQQIPLPDSHRRPNGKAIKIFGARHHNLKNIDVEFPLGLMIVVTGVSGAGKSTLVNDILYKTLAKMLYRSIEEPGASRMIQGLEHIDKVIRIDASPIGRTPRSNPATYTGLFAPIRQLYAMLPESRERGYKAGRFSFNVKGGRCEACQGDGLRRIEMNFLPDVFVTCDVCRGQRYNSETLAVKFKGLSISKLLSTTVADALPQLENIPQVAQKLQTLNDVGLGYLELGQSATTLSGGEAQRIKLAKELSRRQTGRTLYLLDEPTTGLHFDDVRKLLAVLNRLTDLGNTVIIVEHHLDVIKTADWVIDLGPEGGEAGGRVVAAGTPEHIGRIQKSYTGRALAAFFSNGSMRKAAETPPDFNSDACGQKTPA from the coding sequence ATGTCGATCGAACAGATTACAGTCCATGGCGCAAGGCAGCACAATCTCAAGAACATTGATGTCACGATCCCGCGCCACACCTTTACCGTAATCACGGGCCTCAGCGGTTCCGGCAAATCGTCACTGGCCTTCGACACGATTTATGCGGAGGGGCAGCGGCGTTACGTGGAATCGCTGTCGACCTATGCGCGGCAGTTCCTGGACCAGATGGAGCGGCCCGACGTCGACTCGATCGAAGGGCTCTCGCCTTCCATCTCGATCGAACAAAAGACCTCTTCCCGATCCCCCCGTTCGACGGTGGGCACGATTACGGAAATCTACGACTATCTTCGCGTCCTTTATGCGACGGTTGGCGTGCCTCACTGTCCCCAGTGCGGCCGGAAGATCTCGCGCCAATCCAGCGACCAGATCGTCAACACCATTCTGTCACACCCGCCCGACGAACGCGTCATGATTCTTGCCCCCATTGTGCGGGGACGCAAAGGGGAATTCAAGAAACAACTCGAATCCCTCAACAAGAGCGGGTTTGTGAGGGCCCGCATCGATGGCGTCCTCCGGAATCTGGATGAACCGATCCATCTGGACAAGAAGAAGAATCACACGGTCGAGATCGTCGTGGATCGGCTGCTCATCAAGCCGGAAATCAAACAGCGATTAAGGGCGTCCATTGAAACGGCCATGCGAATGACGTCAGGAATCACCCAGGTAGCGATTGTCAATGGCGAGGAGCACCTGTATTCCGAGAAGCTCGCGTGTGTCGAGTGCAGTTTGAACCTGCCTCAGCTCGAACCCCGCTCCTTCTCTTTCAACAGCATCTACGGAGCGTGTGAAACCTGCAACGGGCTGGGTTCCATATTCGACTTTGACCCATCCAAGGTCATTGGCGATTGGTCCAAACCTTTGTTTGGCGGGGGACTGTCCTCCTGGGCCGAAAACCGCGCCCTTGAAGAGGGCTACCATGAGATCCTCAAGGAAAGAGAACTCCCCCTGGAGGTCCCCTTTGGAGAATTGCCTGAAAAGATCCAATCCGTCGTACTTTATGGAGAGAGCAAGAGCAACGGAGGGCATGGGGCGAATGGAAGCAAATCCGCGGGCCGCCGCAAGGCAAACGCCCGGAAGCTGTTCCCGGGGCTTATTCCCCAACTGCGGGAATCGCTCGGCAATGGCGCCTCCGAATGGCTGATGCCATACATGTCTTCGATCCCCTGCAGCGACTGCAAGGGACAGCGGCTGAAACGGGAGAGTCTCGCTGTCAAAGTCGGGGGATATTCCATCGCCGAATTCACCTCGCTCCCCACGGGCCGGGCGCGCGACGTGATCGGCAGTCTGGAACTGACGGAGCGCGAAGAAAAGATCGCCTCCGGGCTGTTGAAGGAAGTCCGTGACCGTCTCGAATTTCTCTCGGCGGTCGGTCTGGATTATCTGAGCCTCGATCGCAGCGCAGCGACTCTTTCGGGGGGCGAAGGCCAGCGGATTCGCCTGGCGTCCCAGATCGGCTCGAAGCTCCGCGGGGTCCTCTACGTGCTCGATGAGCCCTCCATCGGGCTTCATCCGCGCGATAACCTCCGGCTCATCTCAACGCTCAAGCAACTCCGCGACCTGGGCAATACCGTGCTGGTCGTCGAGCACGATGAAGAAACCATCCGTCATGCCGACCATGTCATCGATCTCGGCCCCGGGGCGGGCACGCACGGGGGTTACCTGGTTGCTGCCGGGGGCCCCGAGGATATTGCAAGAAATGACCGCTCCCTCACCGGTCAATACCTCGCCGGTAAACAGCAGATCCCTTTGCCGGACAGCCACCGAAGACCCAACGGCAAGGCGATCAAGATCTTCGGGGCTCGTCACCACAACCTGAAGAATATCGACGTCGAGTTCCCACTGGGATTAATGATTGTGGTGACGGGAGTTTCGGGCGCCGGCAAATCGACCCTTGTGAACGATATCCTCTACAAGACCCTCGCAAAGATGTTGTATCGATCGATCGAAGAACCGGGTGCGAGCCGGATGATCCAAGGGCTGGAACATATCGATAAGGTGATCCGAATCGATGCTTCTCCTATCGGACGGACCCCGCGCTCCAACCCGGCCACATATACCGGACTGTTTGCTCCCATCCGCCAGTTGTATGCGATGTTGCCGGAGTCCCGCGAGCGGGGTTACAAGGCCGGCCGGTTCAGCTTCAACGTGAAGGGCGGCCGCTGCGAGGCGTGCCAGGGAGATGGGTTGCGGCGGATCGAAATGAACTTTCTGCCGGACGTTTTTGTCACCTGCGATGTCTGCCGCGGCCAGCGCTATAACAGCGAAACCCTCGCTGTAAAATTCAAGGGACTTTCCATTTCCAAGTTGCTGAGCACCACGGTGGCCGATGCCCTGCCCCAGCTCGAGAACATTCCGCAGGTCGCCCAGAAACTGCAAACGCTGAACGACGTGGGTCTCGGTTATCTGGAACTCGGACAGTCGGCGACCACGCTTTCGGGTGGAGAGGCCCAGCGCATCAAGCTCGCAAAAGAGCTTTCACGCCGACAGACTGGCCGGACTCTATACCTTCTGGATGAGCCGACGACAGGCCTCCATTTCGACGATGTCAGGAAGCTCCTGGCCGTCCTCAACCGCTTGACAGACCTGGGAAACACCGTCATCATCGTCGAGCATCATCTGGACGTCATTAAAACTGCCGATTGGGTCATTGACCTGGGGCCGGAGGGAGGCGAGGCAGGAGGGCGCGTGGTGGCCGCGGGAACTCCGGAACATATTGGCCGTATTCAAAAGTCGTATACCGGTCGAGCGCTGGCAGCATTTTTCTCCAACGGCTCCATGAGGAAGGCGGCGGAGACACCCCCCGATTTCAACTCCGACGCCTGCGGACAAAAGACTCCCGCTTAA
- a CDS encoding ribonuclease H-like domain-containing protein: MKNREEEIEKRRQRAREESFSVSPVLSAVVEKFLVKGASGRAYQIVIDRDMNLKSCECHDFMSAGLGTCKHIEAVLMQQGVRDVPSGDLDDSKARNGRPSEPPPEEASRHLVCFDVETQNSFDDVGGRANLDKLRVSVAVLYDESLNQYFVYNEAEASQLVDHLFTADLVVGYNLLGFDYAVLQPYSNRELGKLPTLDLMRELEKKLGFRVKLDSVVNATLGARKSGHGLQAIEWFRAGEIEKLTRYCRDDVKLTYDLYQFGATRGYVSIDTRGSRQRVLVDWK, translated from the coding sequence TTGAAGAATCGCGAAGAAGAAATCGAGAAAAGGCGCCAGCGCGCCCGGGAGGAGTCATTTTCAGTGTCCCCGGTGCTTAGCGCGGTCGTCGAGAAGTTTCTGGTCAAGGGGGCCAGCGGACGCGCCTACCAAATCGTGATCGATCGCGACATGAATTTGAAATCGTGCGAATGCCACGATTTTATGAGCGCGGGACTGGGGACCTGTAAACACATCGAGGCGGTTTTGATGCAACAAGGCGTTCGAGACGTCCCGTCAGGAGATCTCGACGATTCCAAGGCCCGGAACGGTCGGCCCTCAGAGCCACCTCCCGAAGAAGCATCGCGACACCTGGTCTGCTTTGACGTGGAGACCCAGAACTCATTTGATGACGTCGGAGGACGCGCCAACCTCGACAAGCTCCGTGTTTCGGTGGCGGTCCTCTACGATGAATCCTTGAACCAGTATTTTGTTTACAACGAAGCCGAGGCCTCACAACTCGTCGATCACCTCTTCACGGCGGACCTGGTGGTAGGTTATAACCTGCTGGGTTTTGATTATGCGGTTCTTCAGCCGTATTCCAACCGGGAGCTCGGGAAGCTGCCCACGCTCGATTTGATGCGCGAGCTTGAAAAGAAACTGGGGTTTCGCGTGAAACTCGATAGCGTGGTCAATGCGACGCTGGGCGCCCGCAAAAGCGGGCATGGGTTGCAGGCCATCGAGTGGTTTCGCGCGGGCGAAATTGAAAAGCTGACCCGCTATTGCCGGGACGATGTGAAACTTACCTACGACCTCTACCAGTTTGGCGCGACCCGGGGTTACGTCTCGATCGACACCCGAGGATCCCGCCAGCGCGTCCTGGTCGACTGGAAATGA
- a CDS encoding methyltransferase domain-containing protein, translating into MSSRRFKPTEAHRLEDPERLIWLPPSDVLALLPLRPGMKVADIGAGTGYFALPIAREIGPSGRVWAVDVEPEMLAKLKRKIESAATIQNVELFEGEATNTPLPPGELDLVFMANLWHELDDPEGALREANRLLLAGAHLAILDWRPDVDRPPGPPLDHRIPSITVKGFLESHGWTLERDSEVGRYSYFLLAVRPPQ; encoded by the coding sequence ATGAGCAGCCGTAGATTTAAACCGACCGAAGCGCATCGCCTGGAAGATCCGGAACGGCTCATCTGGCTTCCCCCCTCCGATGTCCTCGCGTTGCTTCCCCTGCGACCCGGCATGAAAGTGGCCGATATTGGCGCCGGGACCGGTTACTTCGCCCTTCCTATCGCCCGGGAAATCGGTCCATCCGGAAGAGTGTGGGCCGTGGATGTCGAGCCCGAAATGCTCGCCAAACTCAAACGGAAGATTGAATCGGCGGCCACGATTCAGAATGTCGAATTATTTGAAGGGGAGGCGACGAATACGCCCCTCCCTCCGGGGGAGTTGGATTTGGTGTTTATGGCAAACCTGTGGCATGAACTCGACGATCCCGAGGGCGCGCTCCGGGAAGCAAATCGCCTCCTCCTCGCCGGAGCCCACCTGGCCATTCTGGATTGGCGGCCGGATGTGGACCGTCCGCCCGGACCTCCACTTGACCACAGAATCCCTTCTATTACCGTTAAAGGATTTCTGGAATCCCATGGATGGACGTTGGAGCGCGACTCCGAGGTCGGGCGTTACAGCTATTTTCTATTGGCTGTCCGCCCTCCGCAATGA
- a CDS encoding thiol oxidoreductase, translating to MMISANAQHRSLTKPFSPMRIAWFVLIALLLGEALVIQAQFVFFAQDHGVRSGPSGAGGPLPGLTPGELANFNDGQIAFLEQDSVSNGLGPRFNLDSCAGCHAQPAAGGTSPFSNPQVAVATTLGADNVVPFFIRINGPVREARFPLNPDGSPDGGVHDLYTITGRSDAPGCSLRQPDFNGAASQHNLIFRIPTPVFGAGLIEAIPDSTILANQNANSNAKRNFGIAGHPNRNGNDGTVTRFGWKAQNKSLKIFASEAYNVEQGVTNEGFPNEREENPSCFFNGTPEDHTHADATTPQAMLSDIERFVNFMRFADQPAPAPATTSIANGRSLFSQVGCALCHTPTLKTGKSSSPALSFKQANLFSDLLVHNMGPGLADRVSQGNAGGDEFRTAPLWGLGQRIFFLHDGRTNDLMDAIEEHASSGNSQFAPSEANRVIQLFNSLSASQRQDILNFLRSL from the coding sequence ATGATGATCTCAGCAAATGCTCAACACCGTTCCCTCACGAAGCCCTTTTCCCCGATGAGAATCGCCTGGTTTGTCCTCATTGCTTTGCTCTTGGGTGAGGCGCTGGTGATCCAGGCGCAATTTGTATTTTTCGCACAGGATCACGGCGTGCGCAGCGGTCCTTCAGGTGCGGGTGGACCCCTGCCTGGCTTGACTCCCGGTGAACTAGCGAATTTCAACGATGGTCAGATCGCGTTCCTGGAGCAGGATTCAGTTTCAAATGGTCTCGGGCCGCGATTTAATCTGGACAGTTGTGCCGGGTGCCATGCCCAGCCGGCTGCCGGGGGAACCAGTCCCTTCAGCAATCCCCAGGTTGCTGTGGCCACAACTCTGGGTGCCGACAATGTTGTACCCTTTTTTATCAGGATCAACGGGCCTGTGCGAGAAGCGCGATTCCCCCTCAATCCGGATGGCTCACCCGATGGGGGAGTCCACGATCTCTACACCATCACCGGCCGCTCGGATGCGCCGGGCTGCAGTCTCCGACAGCCCGATTTCAACGGCGCGGCCTCGCAACACAACTTGATTTTCCGAATCCCTACCCCGGTCTTTGGCGCCGGTCTGATTGAGGCCATCCCGGATTCCACGATCCTCGCCAATCAAAACGCCAACTCGAATGCCAAGCGAAACTTCGGCATTGCCGGCCATCCCAACCGCAATGGTAATGACGGCACCGTGACTCGTTTTGGATGGAAGGCACAAAACAAATCCCTCAAGATTTTTGCCTCGGAGGCCTACAACGTTGAACAGGGCGTCACCAATGAGGGATTTCCGAACGAGCGAGAGGAGAACCCGTCTTGCTTCTTCAACGGGACTCCCGAGGATCATACGCATGCGGATGCGACAACGCCGCAGGCCATGCTGAGCGATATCGAGCGGTTCGTCAACTTCATGCGATTTGCAGATCAACCCGCTCCAGCCCCAGCCACAACATCCATTGCGAACGGACGCAGCCTTTTCAGCCAGGTTGGTTGCGCGCTCTGCCATACCCCCACCCTGAAGACAGGCAAATCCTCAAGCCCGGCGCTCAGTTTCAAGCAGGCGAATCTCTTTTCAGATCTGCTGGTGCATAACATGGGCCCGGGACTGGCGGACCGGGTCTCCCAGGGAAACGCGGGGGGGGATGAATTCCGCACCGCTCCGCTGTGGGGGCTCGGACAACGGATCTTCTTCCTGCATGACGGACGGACCAACGATTTGATGGATGCGATTGAGGAGCATGCGAGTTCCGGCAACTCCCAGTTCGCTCCCTCCGAGGCGAACCGGGTCATCCAGCTCTTCAACTCGCTGTCTGCCTCGCAAAGACAGGATATTCTGAATTTTTTGCGTTCCCTGTAA
- the moaA gene encoding GTP 3',8-cyclase MoaA: MLRDSFGRQITDLRLSVTDRCNFKCVYCKPQLEGRWVQRSELLTFEELERVARILVSLGIEKIRITGGEPLVRQNIEHLIARIARIEGVQDLCMTTNGYVLAEKGEILQRAGLRRVTVSLDTLNAEKFTAITGKDYFARVLEGIDAAVALGFQPVKVNAVIMRDVNDDELVAFARFAREKNVVFRFIEFMPLDADHQWSKNRVVTLDEMVERISSYEKLVPLPAHSISETARRFQFEDGVGEIGIIAPVSRPFCGHCSRIRMTADGKIRTCLFSILEHDVRALLRGGASDDAIKGFIERVVDQKEERHHINDPDFVQPERDMSLIGG; encoded by the coding sequence ATGCTGCGTGACAGCTTTGGGCGACAGATCACTGATTTGCGGTTGTCCGTGACGGACCGGTGCAACTTCAAGTGTGTTTATTGCAAGCCGCAGCTGGAAGGCCGGTGGGTGCAGCGGAGCGAGCTTCTGACCTTTGAAGAGCTCGAACGCGTGGCACGAATCCTCGTGTCCCTGGGGATTGAGAAGATCCGCATCACCGGTGGCGAGCCGCTGGTGCGGCAGAACATCGAGCATCTCATCGCGAGAATCGCGCGGATTGAGGGCGTCCAGGATTTGTGCATGACCACCAATGGGTATGTCCTCGCAGAAAAGGGCGAGATCCTCCAGCGTGCCGGCCTGCGGCGCGTGACCGTCAGTCTCGACACTTTGAATGCCGAAAAATTCACGGCCATTACGGGAAAAGATTACTTCGCCAGAGTGCTGGAAGGGATTGACGCCGCCGTGGCCCTGGGCTTCCAGCCGGTCAAGGTCAACGCGGTGATCATGCGGGACGTCAATGACGATGAATTGGTCGCGTTCGCTCGTTTCGCCCGGGAAAAGAACGTGGTGTTCCGGTTCATCGAGTTCATGCCGCTCGATGCCGATCATCAGTGGTCCAAGAATCGTGTCGTGACCCTCGATGAGATGGTGGAGAGGATCTCTTCCTACGAGAAGCTGGTTCCTCTGCCGGCTCACTCCATCAGTGAGACCGCCCGGCGTTTCCAGTTTGAGGATGGGGTGGGAGAGATCGGCATTATCGCCCCGGTTTCACGCCCGTTTTGCGGACATTGCAGCCGCATTCGCATGACCGCCGACGGCAAAATTCGCACCTGCCTGTTTTCCATCCTCGAACACGACGTGCGGGCGCTCCTGCGCGGTGGGGCCAGCGACGACGCGATCAAAGGGTTCATCGAGCGGGTGGTCGATCAAAAGGAAGAACGACACCATATCAACGACCCCGACTTTGTTCAGCCGGAGCGGGACATGTCGTTGATCGGGGGATGA
- a CDS encoding thioredoxin domain-containing protein translates to MTQAQSGNQLSNARSAYLRTAAHQPIHWQEWNDAAFERAQSANKPILLDIGAVWCHWCHVMDGESYENEEIAALINENFIAVKVDRDERPDIDSRMQAAVQAISGQGGWPLTAFLTPDGKPFFGGTYFPPDDRYGRPGFKNILQTLSEYFRRSPAEIIEQSNKVIEAIASVDNFVPKESQLSPHHLDIILNSIVHSFDVRHGGFGTSPKFPHCGAVELLLNHHHLTGETWALTIADTTLTKMAQGGVYDQVGGGFHRYSTDEHWTVPHFEKMSYDNSELLKNYLHGYQATQNPLYREVAEGILHWVDTTLSDQERGGYYASQDADIDLHDDGDFFTWTLEELKGALSEEEARVIQFYYGVEEKGDMHHNARKNVLEIVMDSRDIASRLNLSMDRVLELIASGKRRLLEERKKRRSPFVDTTLYTNWNAMMISAYLEAWKVLGLPHCRAFALKSLDRLVALAYQADVGMYHSIVDGEARVPGLIEDQVHMAGALLDAFEVTLKKHYFDLAEHLIQHALGTFWDPEHGGFFDTPRDSSAVGALASKRKPFQDSPTPAANPVAAIALQRLFHLTENADYRDKAETILKNFSEPASKYGLYAATYAIALALHYQQPMQVLVFGERDDTGTDALVKETSKFFRIGKIVLQLTSQQVNADTLPPALLTLARNMPLDHFPRAFVCSDFTCSPPMDSPAALARLLSGQAAK, encoded by the coding sequence ATGACGCAAGCCCAGTCCGGCAACCAGCTTTCAAACGCCCGCAGTGCCTATCTTCGAACGGCGGCCCATCAACCCATCCATTGGCAGGAGTGGAATGACGCCGCCTTCGAGCGCGCCCAGAGCGCCAATAAGCCCATTTTGCTCGACATCGGCGCCGTGTGGTGTCACTGGTGTCATGTGATGGATGGCGAGAGTTATGAGAATGAAGAGATTGCCGCCTTGATCAATGAGAATTTCATCGCCGTAAAGGTGGACCGGGATGAGCGGCCCGACATCGACAGCCGCATGCAAGCCGCTGTCCAGGCCATCAGCGGGCAGGGGGGATGGCCCCTGACCGCCTTTTTGACGCCAGATGGCAAACCGTTTTTTGGAGGGACTTACTTTCCGCCGGATGACCGGTACGGCCGCCCGGGGTTCAAGAATATCCTCCAGACCCTTTCTGAGTACTTTCGCCGGAGTCCGGCCGAGATTATTGAGCAGTCCAACAAGGTGATTGAGGCCATCGCCTCGGTCGATAATTTTGTTCCCAAGGAGTCACAATTATCGCCGCACCACCTGGACATCATTCTGAACTCCATCGTCCATTCGTTTGATGTGCGCCATGGCGGGTTCGGCACCTCGCCAAAGTTTCCTCATTGCGGTGCTGTGGAGTTGCTGCTGAACCATCACCATCTGACGGGTGAAACCTGGGCCCTGACCATCGCCGATACCACCCTGACCAAAATGGCGCAGGGCGGGGTCTACGATCAGGTGGGCGGCGGCTTCCATCGCTATTCCACCGACGAGCATTGGACGGTTCCTCATTTTGAGAAGATGTCTTATGACAACTCGGAACTGCTTAAGAACTACCTCCACGGTTACCAGGCGACGCAAAACCCGCTTTATCGCGAGGTCGCGGAAGGCATTCTCCACTGGGTGGATACTACCCTGTCGGACCAGGAAAGGGGTGGATACTACGCCAGCCAGGATGCCGACATCGATCTGCATGATGACGGCGATTTTTTCACCTGGACCCTGGAAGAATTGAAGGGGGCTCTCTCCGAAGAGGAAGCCCGGGTCATTCAGTTCTATTATGGCGTTGAGGAGAAGGGCGACATGCACCACAACGCCCGGAAGAACGTGCTGGAAATTGTGATGGATTCTCGCGACATCGCGTCTCGCCTGAACCTTTCAATGGACCGCGTTTTGGAGTTGATCGCCTCCGGGAAAAGGCGGCTTCTTGAGGAACGGAAGAAACGAAGGTCCCCCTTTGTGGATACCACCCTGTACACCAACTGGAACGCCATGATGATCTCTGCTTACCTTGAGGCGTGGAAGGTGCTGGGTCTTCCGCATTGCCGAGCCTTTGCCCTGAAATCATTGGACCGCCTGGTGGCCCTGGCCTATCAGGCCGACGTGGGCATGTATCACTCCATCGTGGACGGAGAGGCCCGTGTCCCTGGTCTGATTGAGGATCAGGTTCACATGGCCGGCGCGCTGTTGGATGCCTTCGAGGTGACCCTCAAGAAGCATTACTTCGATTTGGCGGAACACTTGATTCAGCATGCCCTCGGGACATTCTGGGATCCTGAACACGGGGGATTCTTTGACACGCCGCGGGACAGTTCCGCGGTTGGGGCTCTGGCCTCCAAACGCAAGCCCTTCCAGGATTCTCCGACGCCGGCCGCGAATCCGGTTGCGGCCATCGCGCTCCAGCGACTGTTTCACTTGACCGAAAACGCGGACTACCGTGATAAGGCGGAAACGATTCTGAAGAACTTCAGCGAGCCCGCTTCGAAGTACGGTCTTTACGCTGCAACTTACGCTATCGCTCTTGCATTGCATTACCAGCAACCCATGCAGGTGCTTGTTTTTGGGGAAAGGGATGACACCGGAACGGACGCGCTCGTGAAGGAAACGAGCAAATTCTTCCGGATCGGGAAGATCGTCCTTCAACTCACCAGCCAACAAGTGAACGCCGACACGCTTCCTCCCGCACTCCTCACGCTCGCCCGAAATATGCCACTCGACCACTTCCCCCGAGCCTTTGTGTGTTCTGACTTCACCTGTTCCCCGCCGATGGACTCCCCTGCCGCGTTGGCGCGGCTCCTCTCGGGCCAGGCAGCAAAGTGA